The Musa acuminata AAA Group cultivar baxijiao chromosome BXJ2-5, Cavendish_Baxijiao_AAA, whole genome shotgun sequence genomic interval GGGGACGAAGCCCGCACCCCTTTTGGGGTCGCACATGGAAAGGATATATTTGACGTCACCAAACAAAACCCAGAGCTCAACAGCTTGTTGCAAGCGGGAATGGCCAGCGACGCTCGGCTCGTGGTGCAAGTACTGACAAGGGAGTGCGGCGACGTCTTCCAGGGTCTGCGGTCGTTGGTGGACGTCGGAGGGGGGACGGGAACGATGGCCATGGCGATCGCCGAGGCCTATCCACAGCTCAAATGCACTGTGTTCGACCTCCCCCACGTGGTGGCTCCATTGGTAGGGAACAGCAAGGTGGAGGTGGTCGGAGGTGACATGTTCGAGAGCATACCTCCAGCGGACGCGGTGCTGCTCAAGGTAATCTGTTTTACCACTTACCTTCAACACTAAGAAATAGTGAACTCAGGTATTACTAATAACAAACTCAAGCGAATGAATGGGTCAACGCATACATATGCCCTGAGCCCACTGAATAGTATTAATTGGATTAAGTGTCACTGTCCTAAACGACAAGAGTCATTTGTTCTGAAGCGATAGATAAATGAAAAGGCTTTTGCACTCTTGAGGATATCTTTCAACTAAGTTTCTGAGGTTGATGTGGCAGTGGGTGTTACATGACTGGAGCGATGCGGAATGTGTGAGGATTCTGCAGAGATGCAAGGAGGCAATTCCTTCAAAAGAGGAGGGAGGCAAAGTAGTCATCGTTGAGATGGTTCTCAATGTCGATGACTCTCCTCCTGAACTAGCAGAAACGCAGCTTCTCTTTGACTTGCACATGATGGCTAACACTTCGGGCAAGCAAAGGAGTGAGGCCGAGTGGGGTAAACTCTTCAAAAGTGCAGGCTTTTCGGACTATACCTTAAAACCCTTGCTGAACTTACGTTCCGTCATTGAAGTCTACCATTGATTGGATATCGGCGATTGTAAACTATAAATGTTT includes:
- the LOC103973661 gene encoding trans-resveratrol di-O-methyltransferase-like, which encodes MGSFLEEFGAKELWQAHDRIFNHAMSYIRSMCLKCAIELGIADIIHSHGKPITLSQLETELRIPPARSACFRRLMRLLVHLEYFSQISESENEKTLFGLTAMSALIMKEKVEGLSPLFLLIMDQALLSPWQSVGRWLKGDEARTPFGVAHGKDIFDVTKQNPELNSLLQAGMASDARLVVQVLTRECGDVFQGLRSLVDVGGGTGTMAMAIAEAYPQLKCTVFDLPHVVAPLVGNSKVEVVGGDMFESIPPADAVLLKWVLHDWSDAECVRILQRCKEAIPSKEEGGKVVIVEMVLNVDDSPPELAETQLLFDLHMMANTSGKQRSEAEWGKLFKSAGFSDYTLKPLLNLRSVIEVYH